In Trifolium pratense cultivar HEN17-A07 linkage group LG7, ARS_RC_1.1, whole genome shotgun sequence, a genomic segment contains:
- the LOC123896512 gene encoding serine carboxypeptidase-like 51: MNQSPTLDYPIFENNGVILNRIIIEANMFWWHYKSPYKVENSSEPWPIILWLQGGPGDSGIGLGNFEEIGPLDVNLKQRNFTWLRKADLLFVDTPVGTGFSFVEDSTLLVKTDDDAATDLTTLLIKIFNNDSTLQKCNLFIFGESYGGKFAATLGLSAYKAIKNGTLKATLGGVVLADSWISPEDYVLSWAPLLKDLSRIDDNGLQKSNILAEKIKQQLEAGEFLNAFDTWNQTEAVISNSSNYVNFYDFTEDNGSHINTMSTTKKRLFNEISMRRYSNYITSTVGNDDMKILYTLLNGAIKEKLKIIPRNLTWQPVLQYVLENFKGDFMKPRISEVDELLALGVNVTIYNGQVDLICSTKGTEAWVKKLKWSGLQNFLSQDRTPLYCGSERKTKGFFKSYENLSFYWILDAGHNVPIYQPCIALNMVGAITQSPAA, translated from the exons atgaatcaatccccaaccctaga TTATccaatttttgaaaataatggtGTTATTTTGAATCGTATTATCATAGAAGCAAATATGTTCTGGTGGCATTATAAAAGTCCATACAAAGTGGAGAATTCCTCCGAGCCATGGCCAATAATTCTCTGGTTGCAAGGAGGACCT gGTGATTCAGGAATTGGACTTGGAAATTTTGAAGAGATTGGCCCTCTTGATGTCAATTTGAAGCAAAGGAATTTCACTTGGTTGAGAAAAGCAGATTTGCTATTTGTG GACACTCCGGTTGGAACAGGGTTCAGTTTTGTCGAGGATTCAACATTACTTGTTAAAACAGACGACGATGCAGCCACCGACTTGACTAcattattaatcaaaatatttaacAATGATTCAACCCTTCAAAAGtgtaatttattcatttttggaGAATCTTATGGTGGAAAATTTGCTGCTACTCTTGGATTATCAGCCTACAAAGCAATTAAAAATGGAACACTGAAGGCTACACTTGGAg GTGTGGTATTAGCAGATAGTTGGATCTCCCCAGAAGATTATGTG CTCTCATGGGCTCCTCTATTGAAAGACCTCTCAAGAATTGATGACAATGGACTACAAAAATCAAACAT TTTGGCTGAAAAGATCAAGCAACAACTCGAAGCTGGTGAATTTCTAAATGCATTTGATACTTGGAATCAAACTGAAGCTGTAATAAGCAATAGCAGCAATTATGTG AATTTCTATGATTTTACGGAGGATAATGGAAGCCATATAAATACCATGTCAACAACAAAGAAGAGATTATTCAATGAAATATCAATGAGGCGTTACTCCAACTATATTACTTCTACAGTTGGTAATGATGATATGAAGATTCTATACACCTTATTAAATGGTGCCATAAAGGAAAAATTAAAGATCATTCCACGGAATCTTAC ATGGCAACCCGTGTTACAATATGTGTTAGAAAATTTTAAAGGTGATTTTATGAAGCCAAGAATTAGTGAG GTTGATGAGTTGCTAGCTCTCGGGGTCAATGTGACTATCTACAATGGACAA GTTGATCTAATTTGTTCAACCAAGGGAACGGAAGCTTGGGTCAAGAAACTCAA ATGGTCAGGCCTTCAAAATTTCTTGAGCCAAGATAGAACTCCATTGTATTGTGGAAGTGAAAGAAAGACCAAAGGCTTTTTTAAGTCATATGAAAACTTAAGTTTCTATTGGATACTTGATGCTGGCCATAAT GTACCTATTTATCAGCCATGCATAGCACTAAACATGGTGGGTGCAATTACACAATCACCAGCGGCTTGA